Proteins co-encoded in one Carassius auratus strain Wakin unplaced genomic scaffold, ASM336829v1 scaf_tig00046961, whole genome shotgun sequence genomic window:
- the LOC113088748 gene encoding CXXC-type zinc finger protein 4 — protein sequence MANMSSSVCMETPHTHGHAHGHTHNYNPTPGRDFPLQIDSCMNPVLDYSAQMERYRSFATFYKNSTAAAAAAAATPFPQTAKIARIATPLFPSARLSAMPPWPCDNAMLWGRKPTAVNVNGPHTHRTGMSRAEQVNVHMSAKHIPQDSALQMGADNFLSPLAAEQCRGLPVTGAECMNRLKCPSSVPPSGAGETDRGGTFGGMPPLGGLSLPPGVIVMTTLHSGAGSSGVTMSDSAFQIANVAADCQHSGSSCSGSPAALNGNVNGSCSSNGSGAAKRKRKRCGVCAPCRRLINCGVCSSCRNRKTGHQICKFRKCEELKKKPGSTMERAPSAGAADTFRWFF from the coding sequence ATGGCGAACATGAGCAGTAGTGTGTGCATGGAAACCCCACACACTCATGGCCACGCCCACGGCCACACCCACAACTACAACCCCACCCCTGGGCGGGACTTTCCTCTGCAGATCGACTCGTGCATGAACCCCGTGTTGGACTACAGCGCGCAGATGGAGCGCTACCGCTCATTCGCCACCTTCTATAAGAACAGCACAGCTGCCGCGGCCGCAGCTGCCGCTACCCCATTTCCCCAGACTGCAAAAATCGCCCGAATTGCCACACCCCTCTTCCCCTCGGCACGCCTATCAGCAATGCCGCCCTGGCCCTGCGACAACGCAATGCTATGGGGGCGAAAGCCCACCGCGGTTAATGTTAACGGACCTCACACACATCGGACTGGTATGTCAAGGGCGGAGCAGGTGAATGTGCACATGTCCGCCAAACACATTCCACAAGACTCCGCCCTCCAGATGGGCGCTGACAACTTCCTGTCGCCGCTAGCCGCGGAGCAATGCCGCGGTCTTCCCGTAACGGGCGCCGAGTGCATGAACCGACTGAAGTGCCCGTCATCTGTGCCGCCTAGCGGAGCCGGAGAGACGGACCGTGGCGGGACATTCGGAGGGATGCCCCCATTGGGGGGTCTGTCGCTGCCACCGGGGGTCATCGTCATGACGACGCTTCACTCTGGTGCAGGGTCGTCAGGGGTCACGATGTCAGACAGCGCGTTTCAGATTGCCAACGTGGCGGCGGACTGCCAGCACAGCGGCTCGTCCTGCTCCGGTTCGCCCGCCGCTCTTAACGGAAACGTCAACGGCAGCTGCAGCAGCAACGGTAGCGGAGCGGCTAAGCGCAAGCGTAAGCGCTGCGGCGTGTGCGCCCCCTGCAGGAGGCTCATTAACTGCGGCGTGTGCAGCTCCTGTCGAAACAGAAAGACGGGTCATCAGATCTGCAAGTTCAGAAAGTGTGAAGAACTGAAGAAGAAACCCGGCAGCACGATGGAG